The window TCATGGTCAATTTAACCAACAGAATTACGTAGAACTCCAAATTTTTAGGATTGGCGATCAATCCCCTCTGGAAATCGAGGATGCCGTTCTGGGCATTTTGGAAGATTATCAATTGCCACCGGGCATAAAGTACCGTACGGATAGCAACCGCGCCTCCGATTATCGGGAGCGATTATCCTTGCTCACCGAAAATGGGGTGCTGGCCATTATCATTGTTTTGCTGATTTTGACCCTTTTCTTGGAATACCGATTGGCTTTTTGGGTGATGATGGGCATGACAGTTTCCTTTATAGGTGGAATGATATTCCTTCCCATGCTTGGAATAAGTGTCAATATGATATCCATGTTCGGCTTTTTGGTGGTTTTGGGAATTGTGGTGGATGATGCCATTGTAGTGGGGGAGAACGTTTATGAGTATCGTAAAAAAGGCTTAAGCCCAATGAAAGCGGCCATTGCAGGCACCAAAGACGTTTCCAAACCGGTAATTTTCAGTATTACAACAACCATTATAGCTTTTGTTCCCCTATTATTCATGCCCGGAGAAACCGGGAAGTTTTGGCAACCACTACCTGTGGTCGTGATTGTAATTTTGGCCGTTTCATTACTGGAGGCACTCTTTATTTTACCTTCACACTTGGCCCACCTAAAAGAAGACACCAGTAAGAACAAATGGGTTCAAAAATTGGAAAAATGGCAAGGCTCGTTCGCTAACAGCTTCAACCAATTTATTGACAAACGTTATCGCCCTTTATTGGACAAATGCTTAAAGCATCGCTACATTACCCTATGTAGTGCCATAGCTTTGTTATTGATTGTGGGAGGATATGGTTATAGTGGACACATGGGGATGATTTTAATGCCCGAGGTGGCTGCCGACGAAATTGAGGCAGGAGTCCGATTGCCCGTGGGCACAACTCCCGATCAAGCGTCAAAAGTAGCCCACGATATTTCCAATGCCACCCAGCGCATGTTCGAAGAGCACAATTTGTATGAAGTTGCCGAAGGCATCAAGACCAACGTTCGCGGACAAAATTTTATCGATGTGGAAATTGTGATGTTGCCCCCAGACCAAAGGGATATCACCGCAGGGGAGGTAATCGCACTTTGGCGTGACAATATTGGGGACATTGAAGGGGTGGACCAGATTACGTTTGAAGCGGAAAGAGGTCCGGGAGGGGCAAGACAAGCCATCAGTGTCGACCTCAGTCATTCGGATATCAATGTTCTGGAAAAGGCAAGTGAAGCCTTCGTGGAACGAATGGATGCTTTTGCCAACACCCGCGATGTTACTGATAATTACAACAAAGGAAAGCTCCAATACGATTTTAAGCTTTTACCCCAAGGACGTAACCTTGGCCTTACCTCAAACGAGGTCGGAAGACAGGTTAGGGATGGCTTTTTTGGAGCCTTGGCCATGAGGCAACTTCGCGGAATGGACGAAATCGAAGTCCGTGTGAAACTGCCCATGGAAGAACGCAAGGATATCCGAAATTTGGAAAACTTTTTGGTGCGGACGCAGGATGGCGTGGAAGTTCCCTTAATGGACGTGGTTGAGGTAGAGCAACGGGAAGCCTTCACCAGTATCAATCGTAGGGATGGCCGTAGGGTGGTGAATGTGGGAATGGATACCGAGCCCGCGAATGCCGTGGGACGTGTAATCGCCAAGGTACAGGAAGAAACATTGCCCCAGCTCAGGGCCGATTTCCCGGGAATTACCTGGACCTTTGAAGGGAGCCAAGCCGACATGCGGGAAAGTACAAGTACGCTAAAGGCCGGTTTTGCCATTGCCATGTTGTTGATTTATGCCTTGTTGGCCATTGCCTTTGGTAGCTATGTGCAACCCTTGATCGTGATGACAGCCATTCCCTTTGGGATTGTAGGAGCCGTTATCGGACATATTTTGTTGGGGTACGACCTTTCCTTGGTGAGTTTGATGGGAGTTATCGCCTTGTCCGGGGTTGTAGTAAACGACTCGTTGATTATGATCGATTACGCCAACAAGCGTCGTAAGGAAGGCGACCCGATTTATAAATCGATACATGAAGCGGGATTACGAAGGTTCCGCCCCATCATCTTGACCACTATGACCACCTTTGGGGGATTGGCACCGATTATTTTGGAAACTTCTAGCCAAGCGTTTTACCTCATTCCCATGGCCATTTCCTTAGGATTCGGGATTGTTTTTGCCACGGCCATCATCTTGGTCATTGTGCCATGTCTCTATTTGGTTTTGGAAGATGCCCGTTTGGCCATCCAAAAAGGAAAGACCGTTGAAAAAGTGGATGTTTCGGAAACGGCTGTATCCTGATTTTTCATTTTCAAAAAATCTCCGATCTGAAATAAAAAGGTTGCGTATTTTAGTGGTATGCCGACCAAGCAGTTTCATATCACCAAATCAACTGGGGAAAAGGTAGATTTTTCCATGGAGAAGTTGAAAAACTCATTGCAGTTCAGCGGCGCATCCAATGATATGGTGGAAGAAATTGTACAAAAAGTACAGGATGAACTCTATCACGGCATTACCACAAAGGAAATCTACAACCGTGCTTTTTCCCTATTGAAGAAAAAAGAGTCGGTTTACGCTTCCAAATACAAATTAAAAAAGGCCATTTATGAACTTGGGCCCACGGGTTTTCCTTTTGAAAAATTCATTAGCGGGATTCTACATTATTCCGGTTTTGAAACGAAGGTCGGGGAAATCGTTCAGGGTACCTGTGTGTCCCACGAAATCGATGTTCTGGCCACAAAAAATAACATCCTAAATGTAATCGAGTGCAAATTCCACAGTGATGACGGGCTCAAATGCAATGTGAAGGTTCCGCTCTATATCAACTCCAGATATAATGATGTAAAGACGCCCTTGGAAAGTAAAAGGGATAAGACATTTACCACAACCAAAGGTTGGGTGGTCACCAACACGCGGTTCAGCCAGGATGCTTTTGAGTATGGAAAGTGTGCTGGACTGTATCTGTTGAGCTGGGACTATCCTCACGGTGACGGTCTTAAGGAACGGATTGATAGGCTTCGGCTATATCCGATTACCGTTTCCACGTTACTTTCCAATCGAGAGAAACACTTTTTGTTGGAACGGGATGTTGTCCTTTGTCGTGAATTGGTCAAAAATGGATTCTTACTGGATCACTTAGGTGTTTCCAACGGACGAAAGCAACGGATTCTGAAAGAAATGAAATCCTTGTGTAATCTCTAGCCAATAGATGAAAACAGTACAAGTACATTTTTTGGGCGCATCGGGAACCGTTACCGGTTCCAAATTTTATCTGTACTCAGAGGATATCAAGGTTTTGGTGGATTGTGGTCTGTTTCAAGGCGTAAAGGAACTGCGCCAGCAAAACTGGAAGCCCTTGCCCGTAGACCCCTCCGAAATGGATTATGTATTGTTAACTCACGGACATTTGGACCATTGCGGCTATTTGCCCCTTTTGGTCCGTCAAGGTTTTAAGGGAAAGATACTGGGAACAGCACCTACTTTGGAAATTGCACGGATCATATTGGAGGACAGTGCCAAAATTCAAGAGGAGGAAGCCAAAAAGGCAAATGAAGAAGCCTACAGCAAGCACGACCCTGCGCTTCCCTTGTATACCAAAACGGATGTTGGCCTCACCCTTAAACTTTTTGAACAGGTGGACGAAGGGGAACCCATCGACCTGTCAGATCAATGTTCCGTTAGGTTTTTGTACAATGGACATATCATTGGCTCTTGCTATTTGGAATTAAGCCTATACGGAAAGTTGTTCGTGTTCTCTGGAGATGTAGGACGACAAGAGGACCCATTGCTCAACCCGCCCAAAAAACCCGAATGGGCGGATTACTTGTTCGTGGAAAGCACTTATGGGGATAGACTGCACCCCGAAGAGGATGTGGAGGGCATACTAACGGATTTGATAGAGCAGACGCTTTATCAAAAAGGAACCCTCATCATACCTTCCTTTGCCGTGGAACGACTGCAATCCCTCATGTACCAATTGTGGACATTGTACCAGAAAAACCGGATTCCCAACATTCCCATTTTTGTGGACAGTCCCATGGGAAACAATGTGTTGGAGGTGTTCAGACAATTTCCGGAGTGGCATAAACTTTCGTCTTCGGAGTACCGAAATATGTATCGTCATATAAATGTGGTGAGC is drawn from Flagellimonas sp. MMG031 and contains these coding sequences:
- a CDS encoding efflux RND transporter permease subunit, with protein sequence MEEEKKKNRKVRKEGAIGYMARNSIATNLLMLILLGGGIFTMYTIQKEVFPEFQLDFVDVSVAYPGASPAEVEQGVLQPVEEAVRSVQGIKEIVSEASEGSGQISIELVAGSERMKAFQDIDQAINRIRTFPDDIERPEVSLRSRQRDVIQIGLYGDADIWTLRVLAERLRTLLLNDPSITQVELNNVPDYETRIEITRNNLQKYNLTLGQVADIIRQSSNDVPAGAVQTQSGEILLRMKERKQWADEYGNITIVSAPSGAKVSLKDIATITDGFEETGFHGQFNQQNYVELQIFRIGDQSPLEIEDAVLGILEDYQLPPGIKYRTDSNRASDYRERLSLLTENGVLAIIIVLLILTLFLEYRLAFWVMMGMTVSFIGGMIFLPMLGISVNMISMFGFLVVLGIVVDDAIVVGENVYEYRKKGLSPMKAAIAGTKDVSKPVIFSITTTIIAFVPLLFMPGETGKFWQPLPVVVIVILAVSLLEALFILPSHLAHLKEDTSKNKWVQKLEKWQGSFANSFNQFIDKRYRPLLDKCLKHRYITLCSAIALLLIVGGYGYSGHMGMILMPEVAADEIEAGVRLPVGTTPDQASKVAHDISNATQRMFEEHNLYEVAEGIKTNVRGQNFIDVEIVMLPPDQRDITAGEVIALWRDNIGDIEGVDQITFEAERGPGGARQAISVDLSHSDINVLEKASEAFVERMDAFANTRDVTDNYNKGKLQYDFKLLPQGRNLGLTSNEVGRQVRDGFFGALAMRQLRGMDEIEVRVKLPMEERKDIRNLENFLVRTQDGVEVPLMDVVEVEQREAFTSINRRDGRRVVNVGMDTEPANAVGRVIAKVQEETLPQLRADFPGITWTFEGSQADMRESTSTLKAGFAIAMLLIYALLAIAFGSYVQPLIVMTAIPFGIVGAVIGHILLGYDLSLVSLMGVIALSGVVVNDSLIMIDYANKRRKEGDPIYKSIHEAGLRRFRPIILTTMTTFGGLAPIILETSSQAFYLIPMAISLGFGIVFATAIILVIVPCLYLVLEDARLAIQKGKTVEKVDVSETAVS
- a CDS encoding MBL fold metallo-hydrolase, translated to MKTVQVHFLGASGTVTGSKFYLYSEDIKVLVDCGLFQGVKELRQQNWKPLPVDPSEMDYVLLTHGHLDHCGYLPLLVRQGFKGKILGTAPTLEIARIILEDSAKIQEEEAKKANEEAYSKHDPALPLYTKTDVGLTLKLFEQVDEGEPIDLSDQCSVRFLYNGHIIGSCYLELSLYGKLFVFSGDVGRQEDPLLNPPKKPEWADYLFVESTYGDRLHPEEDVEGILTDLIEQTLYQKGTLIIPSFAVERLQSLMYQLWTLYQKNRIPNIPIFVDSPMGNNVLEVFRQFPEWHKLSSSEYRNMYRHINVVSSYAETWETIDDPRPKIVIAGSGMVTGGRVLTYIKQLADKESTTILLVGFQAEETRGRKLLEGATELKIYGNYIPIKAKVHHLESLSAHADQSELLAWMGSIKNVPEKVFLVHGEASAMTIYKDRIHQAYGWDCHIPKLHEMVEIML
- a CDS encoding ATP cone domain-containing protein produces the protein MPTKQFHITKSTGEKVDFSMEKLKNSLQFSGASNDMVEEIVQKVQDELYHGITTKEIYNRAFSLLKKKESVYASKYKLKKAIYELGPTGFPFEKFISGILHYSGFETKVGEIVQGTCVSHEIDVLATKNNILNVIECKFHSDDGLKCNVKVPLYINSRYNDVKTPLESKRDKTFTTTKGWVVTNTRFSQDAFEYGKCAGLYLLSWDYPHGDGLKERIDRLRLYPITVSTLLSNREKHFLLERDVVLCRELVKNGFLLDHLGVSNGRKQRILKEMKSLCNL